CGACGCAGCAGATAAATTGGTATTTAAAACCGCGAGCCCCACTTCTTCCGAAAACCGGAATGTGCTGCCGCCGTTAAACCCCATCCAGCCGAACCATAATATGAAGACGCCTAAAGTCGCAATTGGAATATTAGACCTTCCCGAAGTAGCTTTTTTACGGCCTCCCACTGCTGATATTCCTGCCAGGGCGATAAATCCGGCCGTAACATGTACGACAGAAGCCCCTGCACAATCGATATAGCCCATTTTCTGCAGCCATGTATTTTGATCGAGAAAATTTCCGCCCCATACCCAATGTCCATATACGGGATAGATCAGTATGCTGCTTACAAAGGCCGCGATCTGCAAGGGAATGATCTTTGTTCGTTCCGACATGGCTCCCGCAAAAATAGTTACCGCGACCCCTGCAAACATTAATTCTATGAAAACGAAAGCAAATCCCAGAGGATTCTGTGAAGTAATATGCTTCAACCCCCAGAGACTCACGCCTACCATTCCGTGAAAGGTTTTTCCAAACATGAGCGGAAATCCCACCAAGCAGAAACAAATCGTAGTGACCATAAAGGTAAGCAGATTCTCAATGGATACAAAGATGACATTCTTACTTTGGATAAAACCTACTTCTAAGCAGGTTAAACCCGCCTGCATAAAAAAAACAAAACAACCACAAATGACTATCCAAATTATATCCAAGCTTAATTCCATGCTCAGTTACCTCTTTATCCTGAAATAATAGAATCATTATACTTCACCGTGCAATATATGTCAAAAGGCAGAGAATCACAAGATTCTCTGCCTTTATTATCATAATCGTTTCAACTGATTTTAAAGCAATTCTTTTCGGGAAAGGTTGATTCTGTTCTGACTGTCGATTTCAGTAACCTTCACCGTTACAGTATCTCCGATATTCATCACATCTTCCACCTTTTCTACTCTTTCCTTGGCCATCTTTGAAATGTGAAGAAGTCCTTCCTTGCCCGGTAATATTTCAATGAAAGCACCAAAGTTCATAATTCTTGTAACCGTACCTTCATAGATTTCTCCTACTTCTACGTCCTTAGTAAGAAGCTCAATCTGCTTTTTAGCAGCTTCCGCTCCTTCCATATTCGGGCTGTAGATGCTGATCAGCCCCGGAATGTCATCCGAAATGTCGATCTTGACCCCTGTTTCGTCGATGATCCTGTTAATGGTCTTTCCTCCGGGACCGATAACGATTCTGGTCTTGTCCGGATCAATATTTAAGGTAATAGCTCTCGGCGCATAAGCGGACATTTCTTCTCTTGGAGCCGGGATTTCATCCAGCATTTCCTTCATGATGTGCATTCTTCCTTCTTTTGCCTGTTTTAAAGCATCCTGCAAAATCTCTCTGGAGAGTCCATGCACTTTGATATCCATTTGAATCGCTGTAACTCCCACTTCCGTACCGGTTACCTTAAAGTCCATATCGCCTAAGAAATCTTCCATACCCTGTATATCGGAAAGAATCGCAATCTTACTGCTGCCATCCTCTTCCACTCTTTCGATAAGACCCATTGCGATACCGGAGACCGGTCTCTTAATCGGAACTCCCGCATCCATCAGCGCAAGGCATGAACCACAAGTCGAGCCCATAGAAGTCGAACCGTTTGAGGACAGTACTTCCGATACGACACGAATCGCATACGGGAATTCTTCTACGCTTGGCAGTACCGGAATTAATGCCCTTTCCGCTAATGCACCATGTCCGATTTCTCTTCTTCCCGGGCTTCTGGAGGTTCTGGCTTCTCCTACAGAATATGCCGGGAAATTGTAATGATGCATATATCTCTTTTCTGTATCCTCTGTAATGCCGTCAATGACCTGAGCTTCCGAGGCCGGTGCCAGCGTGCAAACAGAAAGGACCTGAGTCTGCCCTCTCTTGAACAGGCCTGTACCATGCGTTCTCGGTAAGATGCCTGTCTCACACCAGATCGGTCTTATTTCCGTAGTCTTTCTGTTATCCGGTCGGATCCCTTCATCCAAAATCATGGAACGAACATTTTCCTTGGTAATATTATAAAGTACACCAGCAATATCTTTTCCGTTTTCCGGATAAACCTCTGCAAAATGTTCCTTTGTTTCTACTTCGACCGCATCCATATTGTCCAGTCTCTCAAGCTTATCCACTGTTTTAATAGCCGCTTTCATTTTGTCAATGGCAAAGGCTCTTACAGCCTGATCGATTTCCTCCGGAATTTTATAAAGCTCTACTTCCAGCTTTGGTTTGCCTACCTCTGCAATAATTTCTTCAATAAAATCTACTAATTTTTTAATTTCCTCATGCGCAAACATGATGGCGTCCAGCATGGTTTCTTCCGGAACTTCTTTTGCCCCGGCTTCCACCATCATAATAGCCTCTTTCGTACCGGAAACAACTAAATGCATCTCGGATTTTTCCCGCTGCTCCAAGGTAGGGTTCACGATGAATTCCCCATCGATCATTCCCACAAGAACGGAAGCTGTCGGACCTTCCCACGGAATATCCGAAATAGAAAGTGCAATAGAAGATCCCAGCATTCCTACGATTTCCGGTGAGCAGTCCGGATCCACACACATAACGGTAGCCACAACGACTACATCATTATAATATCCTTTCGGGAAAAGGGGCCTGATCGGCCGGTCTATCAGTCTGGAATTCAAAATAGCCTTTTCGCTTGGCCTTCCTTCTCTTTTTATAAAACCGCCCGGAATCTTTCCGGCGGCATACATTCTTTCTTCATAATCAACACTAAGCGGGAAAAAGTCAATGTCCGGTCTTGGCTCTTTTGATGTACAGCAGGTTACATTTACCACTGTATCACCATATCTAAGCATAGCCTGTCCATTGGCCTGTTCACAAACCTTACCGATCTCCACTTGCAGCAATCTTCCGCCTAACGCTGTTCTAAACGTCCTGTAATCTTCAAATCTCGCCATATTAACAACTACCTCCTGTTAATCCTTGCTCTATTTTTTCCAATCTGCATCGTATTATGCATGATTAAAAAAGCCTCTGTGAGGCGCTTTAGCTCCCATTCGGTCACCTCAATGGCAGCCCTTTATGAAATGCTGTCCATATCGTAAAGGATATGTCCTTCGTTATATAAAATAAAAGCGGAGCTATATGCCCCGCTTGTATTTCTGATTACTTTCTTAATCCTAAACGTGCAATAAGACTTCTATATCTCTCAATATCCTTATCCTTTAGGTAATTAAGAAGGTTTCTTCTCTGTCCAACCATCTTTAAAAGACCTCTTCTTGAGTGATGGTCTTTCTTATGAATCTTCAAATGCTCATTTAAATCGTTAATTCTGTAAGTGAGAACTGCAATCTGCACTTCAGGGGAGCCGGTGTCTCCTTCTTTTAACTGATATTCTTTAATAATTTCTGCTTTCTTTGTCTGATCAATCATGTTTTATTCTCCTTTTCTTCATTCACCTTTGCCGGGTCTTCGTCGGAGTTTCGAGAAACTAAGCAAAAGGCAATTATACGTTGACAATTAATCATACCATGATCGGATGTTATTGTCTAGTAATTTTTATCAGCTTCTTAAAAGCTTCCAGCGGCATAGGCTTGGCAAAATAATATCCCTGAGCCACATCACAATTCATAGATTTTAAGGATTCAGCCTGCTCCTTTGTTTCGATTCCCTCTGCAACGATTTCCAGATTTAATTCTTTGGACATCTGAATCACACTGTTGATGATCTTTTTGCCCTTCTGGCTGTCAAAAGTCTCAGACAGGAACTCTTTGTCTATCTTTATAATGTCAGCCGGCATATCCTTTAAAATACTAAGCGACGAGTATCCGCTGCCAAAATCATCTATGGATACATAGAACCCCGCAGATTTTAGATCGTTGATTATTTTTATAATCCTTTCTGTGCTCCGTTCCAATGTTCCTTCCGTTATTTCAACCTCCAGGCTGTCTGTTTCAAGGTTATATCTTTCGGCGATTGCGATCAGCTCTTTCACGATATTTTTCCTGCCCAAAGTCACTCTTGAAATATTGACAGAAATTCTGGGGATATTTAATATTCCGGCCCGTTTCCACTTTTGCAGCTCCTGACAGGTCGCTTCAAATATGTACATATCCAGTTTTTCAATAAACCCATTTTCTTCGAACAA
This region of Aminipila luticellarii genomic DNA includes:
- a CDS encoding polyribonucleotide nucleotidyltransferase → MARFEDYRTFRTALGGRLLQVEIGKVCEQANGQAMLRYGDTVVNVTCCTSKEPRPDIDFFPLSVDYEERMYAAGKIPGGFIKREGRPSEKAILNSRLIDRPIRPLFPKGYYNDVVVVATVMCVDPDCSPEIVGMLGSSIALSISDIPWEGPTASVLVGMIDGEFIVNPTLEQREKSEMHLVVSGTKEAIMMVEAGAKEVPEETMLDAIMFAHEEIKKLVDFIEEIIAEVGKPKLEVELYKIPEEIDQAVRAFAIDKMKAAIKTVDKLERLDNMDAVEVETKEHFAEVYPENGKDIAGVLYNITKENVRSMILDEGIRPDNRKTTEIRPIWCETGILPRTHGTGLFKRGQTQVLSVCTLAPASEAQVIDGITEDTEKRYMHHYNFPAYSVGEARTSRSPGRREIGHGALAERALIPVLPSVEEFPYAIRVVSEVLSSNGSTSMGSTCGSCLALMDAGVPIKRPVSGIAMGLIERVEEDGSSKIAILSDIQGMEDFLGDMDFKVTGTEVGVTAIQMDIKVHGLSREILQDALKQAKEGRMHIMKEMLDEIPAPREEMSAYAPRAITLNIDPDKTRIVIGPGGKTINRIIDETGVKIDISDDIPGLISIYSPNMEGAEAAKKQIELLTKDVEVGEIYEGTVTRIMNFGAFIEILPGKEGLLHISKMAKERVEKVEDVMNIGDTVTVKVTEIDSQNRINLSRKELL
- the rpsO gene encoding 30S ribosomal protein S15: MIDQTKKAEIIKEYQLKEGDTGSPEVQIAVLTYRINDLNEHLKIHKKDHHSRRGLLKMVGQRRNLLNYLKDKDIERYRSLIARLGLRK